A window from Sphingopyxis alaskensis RB2256 encodes these proteins:
- a CDS encoding ABC transporter substrate-binding protein has protein sequence MDFNELIKQTRGRRSLLQALGVAAVGISFGGLAACSKEGGKTLANGEEARLNFYNWDTYIGETTLADFEEATGVAVTMDLFDSNDVLFAKFKAGNPGYDVIVPSNDFVERMSKADMLMPLDHSLIPNKKNIDAAYINVEYDLQRKFSMPYTWLALGIGYRKSKVSATPDSWKVLFDSPEYAGRIAWLSEAGDMFRLFGKYLGKSVNELTPADVATIERMMIKQKPNVKKFHEDDGQDLLLKGDVDVVLEYNGDIAQAMVEDDDIDFVIPKEGSQLNSDNLCIPKGAPHPKNAHAFINYILDANVDKHITETILYPTPNAAAKALMPESYKNNPVIFPPADVLAKCEYARFNPELQPLFEEAFTRVRAA, from the coding sequence ATGGACTTCAACGAACTGATCAAGCAGACCCGCGGGCGCCGCTCGCTCCTTCAGGCGCTTGGTGTCGCCGCCGTCGGGATCAGTTTCGGCGGGCTCGCCGCGTGCAGCAAGGAAGGCGGCAAGACGCTGGCGAATGGCGAAGAGGCCAGGCTCAACTTCTATAACTGGGACACTTATATCGGCGAAACGACGCTGGCCGATTTCGAGGAAGCGACGGGCGTCGCGGTGACGATGGACCTGTTCGACAGCAACGACGTGCTGTTCGCCAAGTTCAAGGCCGGCAATCCCGGCTATGACGTGATCGTGCCGTCGAACGACTTCGTCGAACGGATGAGCAAGGCCGACATGCTGATGCCGCTCGACCACAGCCTCATTCCGAACAAGAAAAATATCGACGCCGCCTATATCAACGTCGAATATGACCTGCAGCGCAAGTTTTCGATGCCCTACACCTGGCTCGCGCTCGGCATCGGCTATCGCAAGTCGAAGGTGTCAGCGACGCCCGACAGCTGGAAAGTGCTGTTCGACAGCCCCGAATATGCCGGCCGCATCGCCTGGCTGTCGGAGGCGGGCGACATGTTCCGCCTGTTCGGCAAATATCTCGGAAAATCGGTCAACGAACTGACCCCCGCCGACGTCGCGACGATCGAACGGATGATGATCAAGCAAAAGCCCAATGTGAAGAAGTTCCACGAGGATGACGGGCAGGATCTGCTGCTCAAGGGAGATGTCGACGTCGTGCTCGAATATAATGGCGACATCGCACAGGCGATGGTCGAGGATGACGATATCGACTTCGTCATCCCCAAGGAAGGCAGCCAGCTCAATTCGGACAATCTGTGCATCCCGAAGGGCGCGCCGCATCCGAAGAACGCCCATGCCTTTATCAACTATATCCTCGACGCGAATGTCGACAAGCATATCACCGAGACGATCCTCTATCCGACGCCCAACGCCGCGGCGAAGGCGCTGATGCCCGAAAGCTACAAGAACAACCCGGTGATCTTCCCGCCCGCCGATGTGCTCGCCAAGTGCGAATATGCACGCTTCAACCCCGAGCTTCAGCCACTCTTCGAAGAGGCGTTCACGCGCGTGCGGGCGGCCTGA